Proteins encoded together in one Pontiella desulfatans window:
- a CDS encoding glycoside hydrolase family 5 protein: MKTICCLLLMCLSLSSVSADGLFQKIIAKDGTLYFQDGTEVNLWGVNFQPMLSFEHASRMHNQGVLMPLKVQDLKATTDESFDEIQRLCAELIRIHLMPGDFSDEAGNLSETIWLDIFDYTMAQAQNRGLYIYLTFLNHLDHDGTQFPYDRNSFAAANPREEWMVDSAVIAATKNNIRQLLNRRNPYNGLLYKNHDALAVLEPVNEPAYYWFEKWLEKNEGGTREQFEQWSYGNTKSYLNDMVELFRDEGMAQPVVWNCGWARLIQKNRAAFRGIADSNVDAVSFCLYPGQSDLKTPFWENPEELSNRNYLPYIQQCSENEDWLGWLRSDAFKGKAKLVYEFETFCNQSGYLYPAMAKFYRSVGAQIAAQWTYGLTAYAEYLGGSHVFNLKTTPKKAASFMVAKQQFKDIQTSYSFESRSSSVFNDGKLIYSGKNGAGTFLSPIEQIIGVGNSPFVTYAGTGLYFIKPVENGALHLEIMPDTEFIRPHWKELHTGDPVVELDLSASHEFELKLPDLGKRWVYRKEGYRWKLVAETDGTIRFKAGPGEYLIEKQKLIIDRKLLEEGWGN; the protein is encoded by the coding sequence ATGAAAACCATTTGCTGCTTGTTGCTCATGTGTCTATCCCTTTCGTCTGTGTCTGCGGATGGGCTGTTCCAAAAAATCATAGCGAAAGACGGGACGCTCTATTTTCAAGATGGCACCGAGGTTAATCTGTGGGGGGTGAACTTTCAGCCCATGCTGAGTTTCGAGCATGCTTCGCGAATGCACAACCAAGGGGTGCTGATGCCGCTGAAGGTGCAGGATCTCAAGGCAACGACGGATGAAAGCTTTGATGAAATCCAGCGGCTTTGCGCGGAGCTGATCCGCATCCACCTGATGCCGGGTGACTTTTCCGATGAAGCCGGAAACCTGAGCGAGACCATCTGGCTGGACATATTCGACTACACCATGGCGCAAGCCCAGAACCGCGGGCTCTACATTTATCTGACCTTCCTGAATCATCTGGATCACGACGGCACACAGTTTCCGTATGATCGAAACTCATTCGCGGCAGCAAATCCCCGCGAAGAATGGATGGTGGATTCTGCGGTGATCGCGGCCACAAAGAATAATATCCGGCAGCTGCTCAATCGTCGCAATCCCTACAATGGCCTGCTCTATAAAAACCACGACGCGCTGGCGGTTCTGGAACCCGTCAACGAACCGGCGTATTACTGGTTCGAAAAGTGGCTGGAGAAAAATGAAGGCGGCACCCGCGAACAGTTTGAGCAGTGGAGCTACGGGAATACAAAAAGCTACCTCAACGACATGGTTGAGCTGTTTCGTGATGAAGGCATGGCACAGCCGGTGGTCTGGAACTGCGGCTGGGCGCGGCTCATCCAGAAAAACCGCGCCGCCTTTCGTGGCATTGCAGACTCCAATGTGGATGCCGTATCCTTCTGCCTCTATCCGGGGCAGAGCGATCTGAAGACGCCGTTTTGGGAAAACCCCGAAGAGCTGAGCAACCGCAACTATCTGCCATACATTCAGCAATGTTCTGAGAATGAGGATTGGTTGGGGTGGCTCCGCTCCGATGCGTTCAAAGGCAAGGCAAAGCTGGTTTACGAATTTGAGACCTTCTGCAACCAGAGCGGGTACCTATATCCGGCCATGGCAAAGTTCTACCGCTCCGTGGGCGCGCAGATTGCGGCGCAATGGACGTATGGGCTGACAGCCTATGCCGAATATCTCGGCGGCTCGCACGTGTTCAATCTCAAGACTACCCCGAAAAAGGCCGCCTCGTTCATGGTTGCCAAACAGCAGTTCAAAGATATTCAAACGAGCTACTCGTTTGAGTCCCGTTCCAGTTCGGTTTTTAACGATGGAAAGCTGATCTATTCAGGAAAGAACGGAGCGGGGACATTCCTGTCCCCGATTGAGCAGATCATCGGCGTCGGAAATTCACCGTTCGTTACATACGCCGGAACAGGCCTTTACTTCATCAAACCTGTCGAAAACGGGGCGCTGCATCTGGAAATTATGCCTGATACCGAATTCATCCGTCCGCACTGGAAAGAGCTGCATACCGGCGATCCGGTGGTCGAGTTGGATTTGAGTGCGTCGCATGAGTTTGAACTCAAACTTCCAGACCTTGGAAAACGGTGGGTATACCGCAAAGAAGGCTATCGCTGGAAGTTGGTTGCTGAAACAGACGGCACCATTCGTTTTAAAGCCGGCCCGGGTGAATACCTGATTGAAAAACAAAAGCTCATCATCGACCGTAAACTGCTCGAAGAGGGGTGGGGTAACTAG
- a CDS encoding glycoside hydrolase family 130 protein, with translation MKDATQIFKRHEGGPLLHIKDFPGKAQIYNPAPVQCGDETILLVSVVEHAATRGFGRDVGQTRVARSKDGINFTLSEENFIDPQEVGEPWDRYHHFIDNRVTKIDDWYYIVTPVMVNGFDSPIGMLGRTKDFKTYERIDTITQPKNRGASLFPEKINGKYYKLDRPGGGDGGDGDIWISASPDLVHWGEFKPVLAAGYRFWNVDKIGPTPPIKTDKGWLDIIHGVFTPAGGTYYYIGAMLLDLDEPWKVIGKTNSYLMMPEEPWEQHGNCDNVIFPCGAIADYDQDRIRLYYGACDFAICLATGSLSETVDACLKGL, from the coding sequence ATGAAAGACGCAACTCAAATCTTTAAGCGCCACGAGGGCGGCCCGCTGCTGCACATCAAGGATTTCCCAGGGAAAGCCCAGATCTACAACCCCGCACCGGTTCAGTGCGGCGACGAAACCATCCTGCTGGTTTCGGTTGTTGAACACGCCGCCACACGCGGCTTCGGGCGCGATGTCGGCCAGACCCGCGTTGCCCGCTCCAAAGACGGAATCAACTTTACGCTATCGGAAGAAAACTTTATCGATCCGCAGGAAGTCGGTGAGCCGTGGGATCGCTATCACCACTTTATCGACAACCGCGTCACCAAGATCGACGACTGGTACTACATCGTCACCCCCGTCATGGTAAATGGCTTTGATTCGCCGATCGGCATGCTCGGTCGCACGAAGGATTTTAAAACCTATGAGCGCATCGACACCATCACGCAACCGAAAAACCGCGGCGCGTCGCTCTTCCCGGAAAAGATCAACGGAAAATACTACAAGCTCGACCGTCCCGGCGGCGGTGATGGCGGCGACGGCGATATCTGGATCAGCGCCTCGCCCGACCTCGTGCACTGGGGCGAGTTCAAGCCGGTGCTGGCGGCGGGATACCGTTTCTGGAATGTAGATAAGATTGGCCCCACGCCGCCGATCAAGACCGATAAAGGCTGGCTCGACATCATCCATGGAGTTTTCACGCCCGCCGGGGGTACCTACTACTACATCGGTGCCATGCTGCTCGACCTCGATGAGCCGTGGAAGGTGATCGGAAAAACCAACTCCTATCTCATGATGCCGGAAGAGCCATGGGAGCAGCACGGCAACTGCGACAACGTCATCTTCCCCTGCGGAGCAATTGCCGACTACGACCAGGACCGGATCCGCCTTTACTACGGCGCCTGCGACTTTGCCATCTGCCTCGCCACCGGTTCCCTCAGCGAAACCGTCGATGCCTGTCTTAAAGGACTGTAA
- a CDS encoding CehA/McbA family metallohydrolase domain-containing protein has translation MQPVSKNNACWEITQRTADEYTTKDFVAIPGFEYSRNVKTNGGKGHLTVLNTSEYVNADHGQRGPVPAWPDARWSIPQFYNWAKTAKPRRNKGCVVVGFNHPQPNQYNDWDHIDPEIVKSISTFELHTGYRWTRWEAYIRALNKGWKVAPVGVYDNHNIDAITDPEGFPPTQVLAPDLSLESITRALRERRTFVSWIREVELRYAVNGSIMGSTIKKSDSYAFEIKINTRAAHPEERVGKIQILRDHSLGKDDCEVVAEATFGDQDEVTWSPEIKDADAKFYLVRVIHNCDAEMGGRPEKMEGSTVSAPVWLEA, from the coding sequence TTGCAGCCTGTTTCAAAAAACAACGCTTGTTGGGAGATTACCCAACGTACGGCCGATGAGTATACGACAAAGGATTTTGTCGCGATTCCCGGTTTTGAGTACAGCAGAAACGTGAAAACGAATGGTGGAAAGGGGCACCTCACCGTATTGAACACATCCGAATACGTGAACGCGGACCATGGGCAACGCGGGCCTGTCCCCGCCTGGCCTGATGCCCGCTGGAGTATCCCCCAATTCTATAACTGGGCAAAAACCGCGAAACCGCGCCGGAACAAAGGATGTGTCGTAGTCGGGTTCAATCATCCACAGCCCAATCAGTACAATGATTGGGATCACATCGATCCTGAAATCGTTAAATCGATCAGTACATTTGAACTTCATACAGGGTATAGATGGACTCGGTGGGAAGCGTATATCCGGGCACTCAATAAAGGGTGGAAGGTCGCGCCGGTAGGGGTTTACGATAATCATAATATTGATGCCATTACTGATCCTGAAGGCTTTCCCCCGACGCAGGTTCTGGCGCCCGATCTCTCCCTGGAATCAATTACACGGGCCTTAAGGGAGCGCCGCACCTTTGTTTCATGGATCAGGGAGGTGGAATTGCGATACGCCGTAAATGGAAGCATCATGGGATCGACAATCAAAAAGTCCGACAGCTATGCCTTTGAAATTAAAATCAATACGCGCGCTGCCCATCCGGAAGAGCGGGTCGGCAAAATTCAGATTCTAAGAGATCATTCCCTTGGGAAGGATGACTGCGAGGTGGTCGCTGAAGCCACGTTTGGGGATCAGGATGAAGTAACCTGGAGTCCTGAGATCAAAGACGCGGACGCAAAATTCTATCTTGTGCGTGTGATTCACAACTGTGATGCGGAAATGGGCGGGAGACCCGAAAAAATGGAAGGTTCAACGGTGTCGGCTCCTGTCTGGCTCGAAGCCTAG
- a CDS encoding integrase core domain-containing protein, with amino-acid sequence MKNDLRKLLRWVCRKLTYNDLASVVPVLLEVLNGSRQDIELKPQEVRPPHYRQFRVDPQPPLCEPLLPHAPQKDWEELQADHLRATGKTIAKVARRTGSPMPPEKCRCRHCHAPVRYLYLNNGKLGSQVQCKICKRTSPTDKPRRESKARYWCPHCGYALFRWKEDGLCTAFKCPNDHCPVYVRNLAQLTPEEHAMRKAGNTSQFKLRYLFREYHFASQDLPLKRPEDAPVDLNRIHHSLHTLGLCLTFSISLGLSARLTAQALERVFGIRISHQTVVNYIKAAACQLADFTDENSPVPEGTCAADETYIKIGGKTRYTWLVITETRRAICGYNLSETRGAEPALGLIQSMCGPPDAPRAEAFELVTDGLPSYDSATVAYNTAAVVAGGEAVLNKRTVIGLKNLDPESETYRVYKQLIERLNRTYKYHTRPRAGFKSFDGATALTTLFVAYYNFMRPHGSLGGHPPVAIACLKGKRLYPDMWVELLRQAA; translated from the coding sequence ATGAAAAATGATCTAAGGAAACTGCTTCGCTGGGTATGTCGCAAGCTTACCTACAACGATCTGGCTTCGGTGGTGCCGGTGCTGCTCGAAGTACTCAACGGTTCAAGGCAGGATATCGAACTCAAGCCGCAGGAAGTGCGGCCTCCGCACTATCGCCAGTTCCGGGTCGATCCTCAACCGCCGCTATGCGAACCATTGCTGCCGCACGCACCGCAAAAGGACTGGGAGGAGCTTCAGGCCGACCATTTGCGCGCCACGGGAAAAACAATCGCCAAGGTAGCGCGTCGGACGGGTTCGCCCATGCCGCCTGAAAAATGCCGATGCCGGCACTGCCATGCCCCCGTGCGCTATCTCTACCTCAACAACGGAAAGCTTGGGTCGCAGGTTCAGTGCAAGATCTGCAAAAGGACTTCGCCAACCGACAAGCCCCGGCGCGAAAGCAAGGCGCGCTACTGGTGCCCGCATTGCGGCTATGCACTCTTTCGATGGAAGGAGGATGGCCTGTGCACCGCCTTCAAGTGCCCGAACGACCACTGCCCCGTCTACGTACGGAACCTCGCCCAGCTCACGCCCGAAGAGCACGCCATGCGCAAAGCCGGAAACACCAGCCAGTTCAAGCTGCGCTACCTCTTCCGCGAATACCACTTCGCCTCGCAAGACCTTCCGCTCAAACGCCCCGAAGACGCCCCGGTCGATCTCAACCGCATCCACCACAGCCTGCATACCCTCGGACTCTGCCTCACCTTCTCCATCAGCCTCGGACTCAGCGCAAGGCTCACCGCCCAGGCGCTCGAACGCGTCTTCGGGATCCGCATCTCGCACCAGACCGTCGTCAACTACATCAAGGCCGCAGCCTGCCAGCTCGCCGACTTCACCGATGAAAACAGTCCCGTTCCCGAAGGAACCTGCGCGGCGGACGAAACCTACATCAAGATCGGCGGGAAAACCCGCTACACCTGGCTCGTCATCACCGAAACACGGCGGGCCATCTGCGGCTACAACCTCTCCGAAACCCGTGGGGCCGAACCGGCGCTCGGACTCATCCAAAGCATGTGCGGCCCGCCGGACGCGCCCCGGGCCGAAGCCTTCGAACTCGTCACCGACGGCCTGCCGTCCTACGACAGCGCCACCGTCGCCTACAACACCGCCGCCGTGGTGGCCGGAGGCGAAGCAGTCCTGAATAAACGTACCGTCATCGGACTCAAGAACCTCGATCCCGAAAGCGAGACCTACCGCGTCTACAAGCAGCTCATCGAGCGGCTCAACCGCACCTATAAATACCACACGCGACCCCGCGCCGGCTTCAAGAGCTTCGACGGAGCCACGGCACTCACCACGCTCTTCGTCGCCTACTACAACTTCATGCGCCCGCACGGCAGCCTCGGCGGGCATCCGCCCGTCGCGATCGCCTGCCTCAAAGGCAAGAGGCTCTACCCCGACATGTGGGTCGAGCTCCTCCGGCAAGCCGCATGA
- a CDS encoding response regulator transcription factor, whose protein sequence is MLLCHRLFHRKFYRTKIPQEKKDKPCITKREKEVLTLVAEGLSQKEISQKMKIQPCTVTAHVQSVYKKLDAPNAPAAISKAFKAGILPTD, encoded by the coding sequence TTGCTTCTCTGCCATCGGCTCTTTCATCGAAAATTTTACAGAACCAAAATACCTCAAGAAAAAAAGGATAAACCCTGCATCACCAAAAGGGAAAAAGAAGTCCTCACCTTGGTCGCAGAAGGCCTGTCGCAAAAAGAGATTTCCCAGAAAATGAAAATCCAACCCTGCACCGTCACCGCCCACGTGCAAAGCGTTTACAAAAAACTCGATGCCCCCAACGCACCCGCCGCCATATCCAAAGCCTTCAAGGCAGGCATCCTCCCAACCGACTAA
- a CDS encoding sulfatase, protein MICIDDMNDWCGFLGGHPQAKTPNMDKLAEQGVNFINAHCTSPGCSPSRNALLFGVEPHNSGLYPFYNINKIESGVLEKYMPLPLLFRENGYTTCGLSKVYHNPDNTYRQAEQWDEYFMYGIGKKKTLITEKGYHPEPFNKRTISCPAANPLEDFGDYKAAMHAVRFLEKKQDKPFFLAVGFILPHTSFIMPEENWDRFSEPIVEPPFKADDLTDVPMAGQANAQIYVEIPVRQDNAWEDIRRGYLASINFTDDNVGRVLQALEKSPYADNTIIVLWSDHGFHLGEKRSFSKFSLWNEATRTPFIILDPRNKTGNGKACAEPVGLINVYRTLADLTGLEVPGYVDGQSLAPWLKDPSKPMDQPAMTTWGRGNYTLRTKGWRYTRYFDGTEELYNESDDPNEWTNLAENPEYTALKKKFAKWLPTKEAPQVASGRELYNVADADSPTKNIQAYKRYVEQYKEEGLQPPLD, encoded by the coding sequence ATGATCTGTATTGACGATATGAACGATTGGTGCGGATTTCTTGGCGGGCATCCGCAGGCGAAAACACCGAATATGGACAAGCTGGCGGAACAGGGCGTCAATTTTATCAATGCTCACTGCACATCGCCCGGCTGTTCACCAAGTCGCAATGCACTTTTGTTCGGTGTCGAGCCACACAACTCCGGCCTCTATCCATTTTATAACATCAACAAGATAGAATCCGGGGTTTTGGAAAAGTACATGCCGCTGCCGTTGCTCTTCCGCGAAAACGGGTATACAACCTGCGGCCTTTCCAAGGTGTATCACAATCCGGACAACACCTACCGCCAGGCCGAGCAGTGGGATGAATATTTCATGTACGGCATCGGAAAAAAGAAAACCCTTATTACGGAGAAAGGCTACCATCCGGAGCCGTTCAACAAGCGCACCATTTCCTGCCCGGCTGCCAATCCGCTGGAAGATTTCGGGGATTACAAGGCGGCCATGCACGCGGTTCGCTTTTTGGAAAAGAAGCAAGACAAACCGTTCTTCCTCGCGGTTGGTTTCATTCTGCCGCATACCTCGTTCATTATGCCGGAAGAAAACTGGGATCGATTCTCCGAGCCGATCGTAGAGCCGCCGTTTAAAGCCGACGACTTGACCGACGTACCGATGGCCGGACAGGCCAACGCCCAGATCTATGTCGAGATTCCCGTCCGCCAGGACAATGCTTGGGAAGATATCCGGCGCGGCTATCTGGCTTCCATCAACTTTACCGACGACAATGTCGGTCGCGTCCTCCAGGCCTTGGAAAAGAGTCCATATGCCGACAATACCATCATCGTGCTCTGGTCGGATCACGGGTTTCATCTCGGCGAGAAACGCAGCTTCAGCAAGTTCTCTTTGTGGAACGAAGCTACCCGAACGCCGTTTATTATTCTCGATCCACGCAACAAAACCGGCAACGGCAAGGCTTGTGCGGAACCCGTCGGTCTCATCAATGTTTATCGGACGCTTGCCGATCTGACCGGCCTGGAGGTTCCTGGCTATGTAGACGGCCAAAGTCTCGCGCCATGGCTGAAAGATCCGTCAAAACCGATGGATCAACCGGCCATGACCACCTGGGGGCGCGGCAACTATACCCTGCGTACCAAGGGATGGCGCTATACCCGCTATTTTGACGGCACCGAAGAGCTATATAATGAATCGGACGATCCGAACGAGTGGACGAACCTCGCCGAGAATCCTGAATATACCGCGCTGAAGAAAAAATTCGCCAAATGGCTGCCGACCAAAGAAGCGCCGCAGGTCGCTTCCGGTCGTGAGCTCTACAATGTCGCCGACGCCGACAGTCCCACGAAAAACATTCAGGCCTACAAGCGTTACGTCGAACAATACAAAGAGGAGGGGTTGCAACCGCCGCTTGACTAG
- a CDS encoding sulfatase: MKRNMVYAMFALAAITSSQAAVIFFDGFETGGTTVVGRSPDQVNEGSAAWVTSGGAATAAIVDVAGNKVMEVVNTGADSFALDIAGEAVFGQLTFDLRFTSQATDTSKNANFRVVPGAGAGLNDFKGGVGLGTAGLDLDTWGEVAIVFNAGTTAITYGDSDQYSVPVDALDIWVNGQLDTDDQLRTANYGGIDCFGFKMFDGVVGMEFQVDDFELNTEITVGGVSVNPTLLYTAGGVSEAIANDGTISSTIAITLSDDLFTADVVSAGHVAVGNIPAGLTPVLSRDSDTQITLSFTGNATDHASTESISNLMVTFADGAFVGGDAGTVAGSTRGDLSITFIDATPPNILMLCIDDMNDWVGFLGGHPQTKTPNMDALAEKGVIFSNAHCPAPGCSPSRSAIMFGAEPTTTGLYPFYTLVNLDPADLATLDAFLPMPQFFRDNGYYTAGYTKIWHNPDKDYKPAEQWDVYTSYGDNSLNLVNDPRYYYSPDVSRLRATPATNPPTDFKDRKSANAAVGILQQTHDKPFFLSVGFILPHTPFVTPVENFDRFDFPIEAPPILAGDLSDVPLVGRANAQLYVDIPFKQDEAWEKSRRGYLASISFTDDNVGVVLDALAASPYADNTIVVLWSDHGFHLGEKQSFSKFSLWEEATRTPFIIYDPRGNAANGQTIDEPVSLINIYRTLADLTGLTPPAYVDGISLVPWLDDPSLPKATPALTTWGRGNYTLRSSDWRYIRYHDGSEELYHNAVDPNEWTNLADDPEFSAMKTQLAVYLPTNEAPQIESGIDLYNVSDSDKPNNRVNAYLNEVDEYETLGLQPPLNGYNFSDWVETAGYMGDDAEPGADPNTNGVPNILEYAIKVPDGGDIRDYLPGLDFKQEETTNHLSISFRRRLDAPDLRYEVDGSKDLSEWEPLWNSDTPTNTYILSTTNNLDGTQAITIRHRDGMDELKAYLRLRVSVP, encoded by the coding sequence ATGAAAAGAAATATGGTTTACGCGATGTTCGCGCTGGCAGCCATCACCTCCTCTCAGGCCGCCGTCATATTTTTTGATGGCTTTGAGACGGGCGGAACAACGGTTGTTGGTCGCAGCCCGGATCAGGTGAATGAGGGAAGCGCTGCCTGGGTGACCTCTGGCGGGGCGGCAACGGCTGCCATCGTCGATGTCGCCGGTAACAAGGTTATGGAGGTGGTGAATACGGGAGCGGACTCCTTTGCGTTGGACATTGCGGGGGAGGCTGTGTTCGGGCAGTTGACGTTTGATTTGCGTTTCACCTCGCAAGCCACGGACACCTCCAAAAACGCCAATTTCCGTGTGGTACCCGGGGCAGGTGCCGGCCTGAATGATTTCAAAGGGGGAGTTGGTTTGGGTACGGCCGGCTTGGACTTGGATACATGGGGAGAGGTGGCTATCGTTTTTAACGCCGGCACGACCGCGATCACCTACGGAGATAGCGATCAATACAGCGTGCCCGTAGACGCTCTTGATATATGGGTGAATGGGCAACTGGATACCGACGATCAGCTTCGGACTGCAAACTATGGAGGCATCGACTGTTTTGGATTTAAGATGTTCGACGGCGTCGTTGGGATGGAATTTCAGGTTGATGACTTCGAGCTGAACACGGAGATTACGGTGGGCGGCGTTTCTGTGAATCCAACTCTGCTCTATACTGCTGGCGGTGTAAGCGAAGCCATCGCCAATGACGGCACCATTTCCTCGACCATCGCGATCACCCTGTCGGACGACCTTTTCACAGCGGATGTGGTGAGTGCCGGTCATGTGGCCGTTGGCAACATCCCGGCGGGGCTGACGCCCGTGTTAAGCCGTGACAGCGACACCCAGATCACGTTGAGCTTCACTGGTAATGCCACGGATCATGCCAGTACGGAGAGCATCAGCAACCTAATGGTCACTTTCGCCGACGGTGCATTTGTCGGTGGAGATGCCGGTACAGTAGCCGGTTCGACCCGTGGCGATCTGAGCATTACATTTATCGATGCCACGCCCCCCAACATTCTCATGCTTTGCATCGACGACATGAACGACTGGGTCGGCTTCCTCGGCGGGCACCCGCAAACGAAAACCCCGAACATGGATGCGCTTGCTGAAAAGGGAGTCATTTTTTCCAACGCCCATTGTCCCGCTCCCGGTTGCTCGCCCAGTCGCAGCGCCATCATGTTCGGGGCCGAGCCGACGACAACGGGGCTCTATCCGTTTTATACATTGGTCAATCTAGACCCTGCGGATCTTGCGACGCTGGATGCTTTTTTACCCATGCCCCAGTTCTTTCGCGATAATGGCTACTATACAGCCGGCTACACCAAAATCTGGCACAATCCGGATAAGGACTATAAGCCAGCGGAGCAATGGGATGTCTATACCTCCTACGGTGACAATTCCCTCAATCTGGTCAACGATCCCAGGTACTATTATTCTCCGGATGTGAGCCGCCTGCGTGCGACGCCGGCCACGAATCCGCCGACCGATTTTAAAGACCGCAAAAGCGCAAACGCGGCTGTCGGGATTCTTCAGCAGACTCATGACAAGCCCTTCTTCCTCTCCGTCGGCTTTATTCTCCCGCACACGCCGTTTGTTACGCCGGTCGAAAACTTCGACCGCTTCGACTTCCCGATCGAAGCCCCGCCGATCCTCGCCGGCGACCTTTCGGATGTTCCGCTCGTCGGTCGCGCCAATGCGCAGCTTTATGTCGACATTCCGTTCAAGCAGGATGAGGCATGGGAAAAGTCGCGGCGCGGATATCTGGCGTCCATCTCCTTCACCGACGATAATGTGGGGGTGGTGCTCGACGCGCTGGCCGCCAGCCCGTATGCCGACAACACGATCGTCGTGCTCTGGAGTGATCACGGCTTTCACCTTGGGGAAAAACAAAGCTTCAGCAAGTTTTCCCTTTGGGAGGAGGCCACGCGGACGCCGTTTATCATTTATGACCCACGCGGCAACGCGGCCAACGGCCAGACCATCGACGAGCCGGTCAGTTTGATTAATATCTACAGAACATTGGCGGATCTAACTGGGCTGACACCGCCCGCCTATGTGGATGGAATCAGTCTCGTTCCGTGGCTCGACGATCCATCCCTGCCGAAGGCGACCCCGGCGCTGACGACCTGGGGGCGGGGCAACTACACGTTGCGTTCCTCCGACTGGCGCTATATCCGATATCACGATGGCAGCGAAGAGCTTTATCACAACGCCGTCGATCCCAACGAATGGACGAACTTGGCCGACGATCCGGAATTCAGTGCAATGAAAACGCAGCTGGCCGTTTATCTGCCGACCAACGAAGCGCCGCAGATCGAATCCGGCATCGATCTGTATAACGTATCCGATTCCGACAAGCCAAATAACCGCGTCAACGCCTACCTGAATGAGGTGGATGAGTATGAAACACTTGGTCTTCAGCCACCGCTCAACGGGTATAATTTTTCCGATTGGGTCGAGACGGCCGGATATATGGGGGATGATGCGGAACCCGGTGCGGATCCCAATACCAACGGCGTTCCCAACATTCTCGAATACGCCATTAAGGTGCCCGACGGCGGAGACATCCGCGATTATCTGCCGGGTCTTGATTTTAAGCAGGAGGAAACGACGAACCACCTGTCGATCAGCTTCCGTCGCCGCCTGGATGCGCCCGACCTTCGCTACGAGGTCGACGGCAGCAAGGATCTGTCCGAATGGGAACCACTTTGGAACAGCGACACGCCGACCAATACCTACATCCTATCGACGACGAATAACCTGGACGGCACGCAAGCCATCACGATTCGCCACCGGGACGGTATGGACGAGCTGAAGGCGTATCTCCGCCTTCGAGTAAGTGTTCCGTGA